A window of Macrococcus sp. 19Msa1099 genomic DNA:
AACGAACTTTCTAAAAATCATTAAACAGCTTAAAGAAAATCCATATAATAATAACCATTCTTTCGAAAAACTAATTCCCCCAATAAAGGGGTTTTATTCGAGAAGGTTAAATGTACAACATCGTGTTGTTTATACAGTAAATGACGAAGATAAAATTGTAACAATCTATTCAGCATATGGGCGTTATGAGTGATCATTCTACAACTTTACTGAGCATTATCTTATCCATCGCCCTAATACCATTTTCCATAATGACTTCTTTATATTCATTGATAAAGAAGTCTTTTTCTATTTCTTGAATTCTAAATCCACACTTTTGATATAACGCGAGTTGATTCAGACTTGAGTTCGCTGTGGCGATGATTAACTTATCGTATCCTGAATGCTTCGCTATTTTCTCCGCTTCTTCTAACATCACCTTACCATAACCTTTCCCATGATAAGCTTCACTTACTGCAATGTTCATTATTTCAATGGTTGATTCACTAACTTCTTTTAATACGACAACACCAATAGGTTTACTTTGTTCTAATATATACATTGAACTTTCACTAATATATCGATTAATCATTTCAATCGAAGGGTCAGCTAATAGCAATAACTCTAAAATTTCATCGTTGATTTCATAAACTTGTTTTAACATCGAATCACCTTTTTGTAAGAATTTTCTGTATAATATCATTATATATTTTTTTCTTATGATAAACACAGAAAGGTGCATATTAATGAAACCAATCTATACTTTTGAGCAATCAGCTGATTTAAATAAGTATCATGCTGATATAACATATTTCCATACACAAATTAATGATTTCCAAAAATACCTTGAAGATTATTTTCAGTTAAAGGATATACCACATGGTGTATTCTGGACATCACGTTTTGTGATGGAAGAGGTGCTCGAAAAACCTGTACCTGCTTTTACGAGAGATGAAACCATCTACATGTGTGCTGATCATGATTACTGGGAACAATATTTAACAGCGTTGCTTCCAGAAGTTTTAAAAGATAAATACACGTCATATTATACCGAACACACTAAAGATGAGATGCTTGCAATATTAGGACATGAACTCACGCATCATATTAATCTATTTCTTGCTGAATTTGATGAAGATAAACCAAGGTGTGAAGATATGTGGTTTGAAGAAGGAATGGCGACTTATCTTCCTAGAAAGTTCTTTTTTGATGAAAGATTATTCTGTGACGTATATCATCTAGAAAAGACGCTCTATGAATATTATTTAAATGAATTTGGTGACCTACCTTTAGAACACTTTACATATGATATTTACTCGCACCCAAAGGAATATATTATGTTCCATTACTGGATGAGTTTTGTTAAAGTCACTCAGTTTGTAAGTCTTGTAGATGGAGATGTATCACGTTTATTTAAACTTTATCATGATTGGGATAAAGAAGGGAGAAAGGTATCTTTAGCGCATTATTTTAAAACACATATTTAGGAGGGTGCCATGCATATTGATGATTTAAATGATCACTTGCCAGGCTTTCATTTTTTGAAGTTAGAAAGCTTTAACAAGGGTTGGTCGGATGATCAAAAATATATTGTTACAACTCGAGATGATAAGTATCTATTACGTCTTTCTTCTATTGATAGAATAGAGGATATTCAATTGCAAATTAATTTAGTTGAACAGTGTATGGACCTTGGACTTCCAGTGCAACAATTAGTATCACACGGCGACTATCATAATCATTATTGTTTACTATACCAATGGATTGAAGGTCATGAAGCTAAAGAAATATTACCGACATTAACTTCAGAAGAACAATATGAGCTTGGTCTTGAAGCCGGGAGAATATTGAAAGTCATTCATGCTATACCTGGCGCAAATCAGTTTGGATGGCGTGACTTTTTTCTAAAGAAAATCGAACGTAAGAAATCAATGTATCTAAACTGTGAATATAAATATGATAACGATCAGTGTTTATTTAATGTAATAGAAAAGTATGAAAATCGTATCATCGATAAACCTGTTGTCTACCACCACGGCGATTATCATGTTGGGAATATGGTCATTGATGAAAAAGGTAAACTGTGGATTATTGATTTTGACAGATGTAGTATCGGTGTACCATTTGAAGAATTCAATCGTATCAGCTGGTGTGTAAATACGAGTGAGGTATTTAGTAGAGGGCGCGTTGATGGATATTTTGATGGTAAAGTACATAAGACATTTTGGGAAGTATTATCTGTTTATATTGCTACGAATATCTTATCTTCATTACCATGGGCAGTCCAATTCGGTGTCAAAGAAATATAAGTCATGAAACAAGAATTTGAAGTACAACGTAAGTATTATGAAGATTTTAATATTGTAATTCCTAAATGGTATAAATAATATTGCGAATTACATCATTGGAGGGATACACTTGAGTGAAGTATGGGAACTTCTAGATATGAATAGACAAAAAACTGGTATCCTCCATGAAAGAGGCATTACAGTACCTGATGGATTGTACCATTTAGTAGTAGAAATCTGGGTACAGAAACCAAATGGTGATTTGCTACTTACACAACGTCATCCTGATAAACCACTTGGTTTGAAGTGGGAATGTAGTCGAGGATCTGCTGTTGCAGGAGAAGATGGTGTACTTGCTGCACATCGTGAGTTACTTGAAGAAGCAGGTATATTTGCGCCTTTAGATGATATTCAATTCAAAGGTTATACCATGCATTCACATTATATTACTGAGACTTATCTATACGAATCACCAACCAATGACATTACATTTAATCTTCAGGCTGAAGAAGTTGTTGATGCTAAGTGGGTAGCACCGAATGAAATTGAACAAAATTTAGATGAAGTAATACCAGATTTATGGGATAGATATTGTAAGTATATTAAAGTGGGGTAGTTAACATGCGTAATTTGAAGTTTGAGTTTGACCTTTTCTTTATATCAGAAGCTTTCTTAAATGAACATCAATATAATTTATTAAACACCTTAGTTGTTCCGAAAGAAGAGTTTAAGAAAAACAGTAGTTTATCGAATGTTGTTAACCATTCAACGTATCAAACATGGCATCTGACATATGAATTTGTTATTGTAGCCGAACCAGGATGGTATGAAAGCATAGAAAATACATTTAAAGATGCATTGAAACAAGAAATGATCGATAATGGTACGCAGCTGATCCATGTTGATAGATTAATAACTTCAGCATATTGGGATACGCT
This region includes:
- a CDS encoding GNAT family N-acetyltransferase, with protein sequence MILYRKFLQKGDSMLKQVYEINDEILELLLLADPSIEMINRYISESSMYILEQSKPIGVVVLKEVSESTIEIMNIAVSEAYHGKGYGKVMLEEAEKIAKHSGYDKLIIATANSSLNQLALYQKCGFRIQEIEKDFFINEYKEVIMENGIRAMDKIMLSKVVE
- a CDS encoding phosphotransferase, producing MHIDDLNDHLPGFHFLKLESFNKGWSDDQKYIVTTRDDKYLLRLSSIDRIEDIQLQINLVEQCMDLGLPVQQLVSHGDYHNHYCLLYQWIEGHEAKEILPTLTSEEQYELGLEAGRILKVIHAIPGANQFGWRDFFLKKIERKKSMYLNCEYKYDNDQCLFNVIEKYENRIIDKPVVYHHGDYHVGNMVIDEKGKLWIIDFDRCSIGVPFEEFNRISWCVNTSEVFSRGRVDGYFDGKVHKTFWEVLSVYIATNILSSLPWAVQFGVKEI
- a CDS encoding Txe/YoeB family addiction module toxin, which codes for MYKVVMKSSVKKDLKKIKNTHLETNFLKIIKQLKENPYNNNHSFEKLIPPIKGFYSRRLNVQHRVVYTVNDEDKIVTIYSAYGRYE
- a CDS encoding NUDIX domain-containing protein gives rise to the protein MSEVWELLDMNRQKTGILHERGITVPDGLYHLVVEIWVQKPNGDLLLTQRHPDKPLGLKWECSRGSAVAGEDGVLAAHRELLEEAGIFAPLDDIQFKGYTMHSHYITETYLYESPTNDITFNLQAEEVVDAKWVAPNEIEQNLDEVIPDLWDRYCKYIKVG